A single region of the Theileria annulata chromosome 4, complete sequence, *** SEQUENCING IN PROGRESS *** genome encodes:
- a CDS encoding uncharacterized protein (Tap579b07.q1c.C.cand.66 - score = 21.19), whose amino-acid sequence MLILSKFRSKQNVFSSCIKTFINDRNNWSNIDDLVAKTLGSVDSIVYPPDSLLKLAYKGLQYQIFDASFWNDVYDKTAKSKDLFTPSQWIRLLHIYKRIKIRNSELYNMAQSAIERNLENLSLKELSLLSLSFSYFSFCPRSLFSKISKTVCDRHRDAKLKEFELSLDFKQICENGSLNKSNVIKRSKISETVSYIHMIGAYSKCGFDDKELFEVVTEKLIDNLSSHHVMISSNLLMKTLDSYSRYLYSIFNIFRFGYRNIRLLDTLSNQIITAKLSTEELSRVKSSFSQLEYENDTMNNIFSYRLGNVN is encoded by the coding sequence ATGATTTGGTAGCTAAAACTCTAGGTTCTGTGGATTCCATAGTTTACCCACCGGATTCCCTCTTAAAACTGGCCTATAAAGGACTGCAATATCAGATTTTTGATGCCAGCTTCTGGAATGATGTGTACGATAAAACCGCAAAATCCAAGGATCTTTTTACTCCATCACAGTGGATTAGACTTCTACACATATATAAGCGCATTAAAATTCGTAACTCTGAGTTGTATAATATGGCACAGTCTGCTATTGAGAGGAACCTCGAAAACCTATCCCTAAAGGAACTTTCTTTACTTTCATTGTCgttttcttatttttcattCTGTCCAAGGTCATTGTTTTCGAAAATCTCAAAAACTGTTTGTGACCGTCATAGAGATGCCAAACTGAAGGAGTTTGAGCTATCATTAGACTTTAAGCAAATTTGCGAAAACGGTAGTCTCAATAAATCAAACGTGATTAAAAGGTCTAAAATTAGTGAGACTGTCTCTTATATTCACATGATTGGAGCTTATTCCAAGTGTGGATTCGATGATAAAGAGCTGTTTGAGGTCGTGACTGAGAAACTAATTGATAACTTATCCAGCCACCATGTTATGATATCCTCTAACCTACTGATGAAGACTTTGGACTCCTACTCTAGGTACCTATACTCaatatttaacattttcaGGTTCGGTTACAGAAACATTAGACTTCTTGACACTCTCAGTAATCAAATTATCACAGCAAAACTGTCGACGGAAGAGCTCTCAAGGGTGAAGAGCTCATTCTCACAACTTGaatatgaaaatgatacaatgaataatattttttcatacAGATTGGGTAATGTAAATTAG